A part of Chanodichthys erythropterus isolate Z2021 chromosome 4, ASM2448905v1, whole genome shotgun sequence genomic DNA contains:
- the prg4b gene encoding proteoglycan 4b isoform X7 — protein MATYLSILLLIACASTSSSNPNSCRGRCGEGYYRGSFCQCDYECLGLNECCTDFQDLCTSKNSCKGRCGEPFNRGNLCHCDIDCVPYNQCCPDYESMCLMEDTALKPRNTGTAAQRTTNLCLNIKNKKSTESSNEEMTNEEGAGEELMIPEDESESTPSEGSELISPYAGTDIEVKVGENSTSYSENEETTQEPNSSILDSSLPPSSPSLAQTADTSSMLSADENPIEYTTQQPSEEMTTSSTPQLQETSEGQAITAPTEGQVNTATTEGQASTAPTEAPTSTAPTEDPTSTAPTKDTTSTAPTKDPTSTAPTEDPTSTAPTESPTSTAPTESPTSKAQTESPTSTAPTEGPTSTAPTESPTSTAPTESPTSTAPTESPTSKAQTESPTSTAPTESPTSVAEMTTMAQGEDPKESSSLKGSRATSVPKTPSTLAPVKLTKKPSQPSTDKSEPKESPIDPSGIDPIRPVKQTLKPSSDKNGKTDSIKDYQADDYDTNLCSGRPVSGLTTLRNGTTVVFRGHYFWTLDKYRNPDPPQLITRVWGIPSPIDTVYTRCNCQGKTYFFKGKDYWRFENGVMDSGFPKPVSQGFGQIGHITAALSIPEYRSRKESVIFFKRGGMAQKYTYQVTPTCGKKPKIPVFTVRMRTRRQAAAALGQMINISKNWTGFPTMVTSAVSVPSRVKEGYKYYVFSQRTYYSIKMEREKPVILKSATGPRENSASSFFKCQETKKN, from the exons ATGGCCACATATCTGTCCATACTGCTGCTTATTGCCTGTGCCTCCACAAGTTCTTCAAATCCAA ATAGCTGCAGGGGTCGTTGTGGAGAAGGGTACTACAGGGGAAGTTTCTGCCAGTGTGACTATGAGTGTCTGGGCCTGAATGAGTGCTGTACAGACTTTCAAGACTTGTGTACTTCAA AGAACTCATGCAAAGGACGCTGCGGGGAGCCTTTTAATAGAGGCAATCTATGTCACTGTGATATAGACTGTGTCCCATACAATCAGTGCTGCCCTGATTATGAGAGCATGTGCTTGATGGAAG ATACTGCCTTAAAGCCAAGAAACACTGGTACTGCAGCTCAAAGGACTACTAACTTATGCCTAAacataaagaataaaaaatctACAG AATCCTCCAATGAGGAGATGACCAATGAGGAAGGAGCTGGAG AAGAGTTAATGATCCCTGAGGATGAAAGTGAGTCCACACCTTCTGAAGGCTCTG AGCTAATTTCACCTTATGCAGGTACAGATATAGAAGTGAAAGTTGGGGAAAACAGCACTTCCTACTCAGAGAATGAGGAGACCACTCAGGAACCAAACAGCAGCATCTTGGATTCTTCCCTGCCCCCATCCAGCCCGTCTCTCGCCCAGACAGCAG ATACAAGCAGCATGCTCTCTGCTGATGAGAACCCTATAGAGTATACTACTCAACAGCCATCTGAGGAAATGACAACTTCCAGCACACCACAGCTACAAGAAACATCAGAAGGTCAAGCAATCACAGCACCAACTGAAGGTCAAGTAAACACAGCAACAACAGAAGGTCAAGCAAGCACAGCACCAACAGAAGCTCCTACAAGCACAGCACCAACAGAAGATCCTACAAGTACAGCACCAACAAAAGATACTACAAGTACAGCACCAACAAAAGATCCTACAAGCACAGCACCAACAGAAGATCCTACAAGTACAGCACCAACAGAAAGTCCTACAAGCACAGCACCAACAGAAAGTCCTACAAGCAAAGCACAAACAGAAAGTCCTACAAGCACAGCACCAACAGAAGGTCCTACAAGCACTGCACCCACAGAAAGTCCTACAAGCACAGCACCAACAGAAAGTCCTACAAGCACAGCACCAACAGAAAGTCCTACAAGCAAAGCACAAACAGAAAGTCCTACAAGCACTGCACCCACAGAAAGTCCTACAAGTGTCGCTGAAATGACTACAATGGCACAGGGTGAAGATCCAAAGGAATCATCATCTCTCAAGGGTTCTAGAGCTACATCAGTCCCAAAGACACCATCCACTCTTGCTCCAGTGAAACTAACAAAAAAACCCTCTCAGCCTAGTACAGACAAATCAGAACCAAAGGAATCTCCTATTGATCCAAGTGGCATTGATCCAATCAGACCAGTAAAACAAACTCTTAAACCAAGCTCAGACAAGAATGGCAAAACAGATAGTATTAAAGATTATCAAGCTG ATGATTATGACACTAACCTCTGCAGTGGGCGTCCAGTCAGTGGTCTGACTACACTGAGAAATGGTACCACTGTGGTGTTCAGAG GACATTATTTTTGGACACTGGACAAATACAGAAATCCTGATCCTCCTCAGTTAATTACAAGGGTGTGGGGAATCCCATCTCCCATCGACACGGTTTACACCCGTTGCAACTGCCAGGGCAAAACCTACTTCTTCAAG GGAAAGGACTACTGGAGGTTTGAGAATGGCGTGATGGATTCTGGCTTTCCCAAACCTGTCAGCCAGGGCTTCGGACAGATCGGTCATATCACAGCTGCTTTATCTATACCCGAGTACAGAAGCAGAAAAGAGTCTGTAATCTTCTTCAAAAGAG GTGGGATGGCTCAAAAGTACACATACCAGGTTACTCCAACATGTGGAAAAAAGCCAAAAATTCCTGTGTTCACAGTGAGGATGAGAACCAGACGACAAGCTG ctgCAGCTCTGGGGCAAATGATCAATATCTCAAAGAATTGGACAGGATTTCCAACCATGGTGACCTCAGCAGTGTCTGTACCCTCAAGGGTGAAAGAGGGATACAAGTATTATGTATTTTCTCAAA GAACGTATTACAGCATAAAAATGGAAAGAGAAAAACCAGTGATCTTGAAATCTGCTACAGGTCCAAGGGAAAACTCTGCGAGCAGCTTCTTCAAATGCCAGGAAACTAAGAAAAACTGA